In the Candidatus Delongbacteria bacterium genome, TTTCCTGAGAATGACAATCTGAGACAAATACGGAATCTATGTCACAGATAAAGGCGCCAATCTCAATACATGTTCCAATACTATGTTGTGATGAAACCACCACGTCATGCACGATTACTGAATCTGCGCCAATAGCAATAACGTCCGATGGATATTCACTAGGGAGGAAGCGCAATTTTGAGCAAACAACTGATTCAGCACCCAATAAGTGAATCATATCATTTGACGTTTCCGGGTCCTGCTGCCGACGATACAAATGCCCGCGTATGTCTTCCAAAACAATTCTACCTAATCGTAAACCGCTATCAGATCGTAACAAAGCGCCGGCATGTGGACCTCTATTTTCTCTAAAGACGACGTGGCGAATCGTAGCATTTGAGCTGTCTCGCAGATAGATCGCACCACCTCGATAGGGTTGTGTCTCTGACCCCTTCCCCTTTTTCAGAGTTACCCCTTCCAGTCGGAAGACCCTGTCCCCTCGCGTCTGCACGGTGATCAAAGATCCCTGCCACTGCCCGTCGAGGATCGTAGAATCGATAGCTAGACTATCCCCTGTGAAAAAATCGTCGGAGACGAGACTCAGGTTGCGGTCGGGAATCGTCAGCAGCCCGTTGTACGTACCTGGCGCCACGTGCACGGTGTCGCCATCCGCGGCGACGTCAATGGCAGCCTGGATTGTGGCGTGGTCGGCGGGGACGTGCAGCAGGGCAGCCTGGAGGCGCAGGGTGAGCATGAACAGGCAGATCCAACAGCGCATGGGGACCTCGGGCCAAGGGGACACGACGTGCGGACATCCCCAGCGTAGTATTCGGAGATATTCCAAACCCGGGTTGACTGCTGCCGCCGTCAAGCGCACTGCGTGACAGGAACGCATGGGTTGACGGATGGGCCGGGCACTTCCATCTCGCACGGCGCAGCGAATCAGGTCTGGTTGCGCGACCCGCCCGCGTCTGGGAATCGGAGTCACGTTGGTGTGGATGGGGCGAAATTGTTGCCAATGCCTTCAAATCTATACCGAACAATCTGCGATCATCCTCCCCGTTCGGTGAAAACTGAGCAGGCACAAGGATTTTTCCCACACTTGCCCTTGCGCTCGTGGAGAGCGAACGCTTAATTGGTCGTCTTGCAAATTTCGGAGGAAATGTGCCGACCATCAGCCAATTGGTCCGAATGGGCCGCGAAAAGCTGGTCGACAAGCAGAACAGCCCCGCGCTGAAGCGTTGTCCCCAGCGCCGTGGCGTCTGCACCCAGGTGCGCACCACGACCCCGAAGAAGCCGAACTCGGCCATGCGGAAGATCGCCCGCGTGCGCCTGACCAGCGGTTTCGAGGTCACGGCCTATATCCCCGGCGAAGGCCACAACCTGCAGGAGCACAGCATCGTGCTGGTGCGGGGCGGCCGTGTCAAGGATCTGCCCGGCGTCCGCTACCACATCATCCGCGGGGCGCTGGACGCCTCGGGTGTGGACGGCCGCAACCAGGGCCGCTCCAAATACGGCACCAAGAAGCCGAAGGAAGGCCAGGCACCGGCCAAGGGCAAAGGCAAGAAGTAAGCAACAGGGCAGGTATCTCCCATGCGTAGACGTCGTGCGCCGGAGCGCGTGAATCTCCCGGATCCGAAGTTCCATTCCCAACTGGCGGCCCGCTTCATCAACAGCATGATGAAGGGCGGCGAAAAGGCCGTGGCCGAGCGCGAGTTCTATCGCGCCGTGGAGATTGTGGACGGCAAAATGGACAAGGGCGGCCTCGAGGTCTTCGAGCGCGCCGTGCGCACCGTCGAGCCGCTGCTGGAAGTGCGGTCCCGCCGCGTGGGCGGCTCCACCTACCAGGTGCCCGTGGAGGTGCGTCCCAAGCGGAAGACGGCCCTGGCCATCCGCTGGATCATCACCTACTCGCGCAACCGCAGCGAGAAGACCTTCGCCGAGCGCCTGGCGGGGGAACTGATGGCCGCCTACAAGAAGGAAGGCAACTCCTTCAAGAAGCGCGAAGATGTGCACAAGATGGCCGAGGCCAACAAGGCCTTCGCCCACTTCCGCTGGTAGTCTCTAGTCCACTGGACCAGAAAGGAATCGTTCCAGACCGATGAGCTTCACCGAAACGCTGTTGAAAACCCGAAACATCGGGATCATGGCCCACATCGATGCGGGCAAGACCACGACCACCGAGCGCATCCTGTACTATACGGGCAAGGTGCATCGGATGGGTGAGGTCCATGACGGCGCGGCGGTGATGGATTGGATGGAGCAGGAGCGTGCCCGGGGGATCACCATCACCTCGGCCTCCATTTCCACCAGCTGGAACGAGCACCACATCAACATCATCGACACTCCGGGCCACGTGGACTTCACCGCTGAGGTGGAGCGCAGCCTGCGCATCCTGGACGGGGCCGTGGCCTTGTTCTGCGCGGTGGGCGGCGTGGAGCCCCAGTCCGAGACGGTGTGGCGCCAGGCGGACAAGTACCGCGTGCCGCGCCTGGCCTTCGTGAACAAGATGGACCGGACCGGCGCGGACTTCTACGCCGTGATGGAAGGCATGCGCAACCGGCTGGGCGCCAATCCCGTGCCACTGCAGATCCCCATCGGCGCCGGCGACCTGTTCACGGGCCTGATCGACCTGATCACCATGCGGGCC is a window encoding:
- the rpsL gene encoding 30S ribosomal protein S12 — its product is MPTISQLVRMGREKLVDKQNSPALKRCPQRRGVCTQVRTTTPKKPNSAMRKIARVRLTSGFEVTAYIPGEGHNLQEHSIVLVRGGRVKDLPGVRYHIIRGALDASGVDGRNQGRSKYGTKKPKEGQAPAKGKGKK
- the rpsG gene encoding 30S ribosomal protein S7 — its product is MRRRRAPERVNLPDPKFHSQLAARFINSMMKGGEKAVAEREFYRAVEIVDGKMDKGGLEVFERAVRTVEPLLEVRSRRVGGSTYQVPVEVRPKRKTALAIRWIITYSRNRSEKTFAERLAGELMAAYKKEGNSFKKREDVHKMAEANKAFAHFRW